In one window of Arachis ipaensis cultivar K30076 chromosome B06, Araip1.1, whole genome shotgun sequence DNA:
- the LOC107648750 gene encoding serine/threonine protein phosphatase 2A 57 kDa regulatory subunit B' beta isoform, with protein MFNRIMKRGPKKPSKSDDFGAPDGNPLPNAAGVVVNHASRGGAAPPAGAAVALTMPPPSGTIEPLPPFRDVPVSERQTLFLRKLQNCCFLLDFSDTLKNVREKEIKRQTLMELVDFIQSGSGKITENCQEEMIKMISVNIFRCLPPASHENTGAENNDPEEEEPSMDAAWPHLQLVYELLLRYVVSSDTDTKVAKRYIDHSFVLKLLDLFGSEDPREREYLKTILHRIYGKFMVHRPFIRKAINNIFYRFIYETERHSGIGELLEILGSIINGFALPMKEEHKLFLVRALLPLHKPKSVGMYHQQLSYCILQFVEKDFKLADTVIRGLLKYWPVTNCQKEVLFLGELEEVLEATQAAEFQRCMVPLFRQISRCLNSSHFQVAERALFLWNNEHIVSLIAQNRTVVLPIIYEALEKNIKCHWNQAVHGLTVNVRKMFVEMDAELVEECQRQHAEREAKAHEVEQQRELNWKKLAEAAAQNGPLDMVTV; from the exons ATGTTCAATAGAATCATGAAGAGAGGGCCGAAAAAGCCCTCCAAATCAGATGACTTCGGTGCTCCCGACGGCAATCCATTGCCTAACGCCGCCGGCGTCGTCGTCAACCATGCTTCTCGCGGCGGAGCTGCCCCTCCTGCCGGCGCTGCCGTGGCGCTGACGATGCCTCCGCCTTCCGGCACTATTGAACCGTTGCCCCCGTTCCGAGACGTGCCGGTCTCGGAGCGGCAGACCTTGTTCCTCCGGAAGCTCCAGAATTGCTGCTTCTTGTTGGACTTCTCCGACACATTGAAGAACGTTCGGGAGAAGGAGATCAAGCGGCAAACGCTGATGGAGCTCGTAGATTTTATCCAATCGGGTTCTGGAAAGATCACAGAGAATTGCCAGGAGGAGATGATAAAGATGATATCGGTTAACATTTTCCGGTGCCTTCCACCGGCGTCGCACGAGAACACCGGGGCAGAGAACAACGACCCAGAGGAGGAGGAGCCCTCTATGGACGCGGCCTGGCCGCACTTGCAGCTCGTCTACGAACTTCTCCTTCGGTACGTGGTTTCTTCTGATACTGATACCAAGGTTGCGAAACGGTACATTGATCATTCATTCGTGCTTAAGTTACTTGATTTGTTTGGTTCCGAGGACCCTAGAGAGCGTGAGTATTTGAAAACAATATTGCATCGTATATATGGGAAATTCATGGTTCACAGGCCCTTCATTAGGAAGGCGATTAACAACATTTTTTATCGTTTTATATATGAGACTGAGAGACATAGTGGTATTGGGGAGCTTCTGGAGATCCTTGGCAGCATCATTAATGGGTTTGCGCTGCCCATGAAGGAGGAACACAAGTTGTTCCTTGTTAGGGCGCTTTTGCCCCTACATAAGCCTAAGTCTGTTGGCATGTACCATCAGCAGTTGTCGTACTGTATCTTGCAGTTTGTTGAGAAGGATTTCAAGCTCGCGGATACGGTTATTAGGGGCCTGTTGAAGTATTGGCCTGTCACGAATTGCCAGAAGGAGGTTCTCTTCCTTGGGGAATTGGAGGAGGTGTTGGAGGCCACACAGGCTGCGGAGTTCCAACGCTGCATGGTTCCCCTCTTTAGACAGATTTCCCGCTGCCTCAATAGTTCTCACTTTCAG GTTGCAGAACGAGCCCTCTTCCTCTGGAATAATGAGCATATTGTCAGCTTAATTGCTCAAAACAGGACTGTAGTGCTACCCATAATATATGAAGCATTGGAGAAAAATATCAAGTGTCATTGGAACCAGGCAGTTCATGGGTTGACGGTGAATGTTCGGAAGATGTTTGTTGAAATGGACGCTGAATTGGTTGAGGAGTGCCAGAGGCAGCATGCAGAGAGAGAGGCTAAAGCCCATGAAGTGGAGCAGCAGCGAGAATTGAACTGGAAAAAATTGGCAGAGGCAGCTGCCCAGAACGGACCACTGGATATGGTCACAGTTTAG